The Candidatus Hinthialibacter antarcticus genome contains the following window.
TCTATGATTTCACTGTTCATTCGCATACTTCGCGCATCGCTGCCCTGGAACAATCCGTTAATTCCCGCAGCGGCGAGGAAGAAACTGTCGTCATTCGTGAAGGTAATTCTCTCATTGTCTGAAGTTGATATTGTCAACTGGCGGCCATCGACGATCTCCGCGCGGACCAACGCGCCAATGTTGTCGCCAAGCGCCACAGGAAATTCCGCGCCCTGGATTGGATTATCGCCGGTTGGGTCTAATACTGCCCCCGCCGTGAATCCCAACGCAGACAAGATGGAACTATCGTCGCTGCGAAACGTGAATTCAAAATCGCCCAGCGATTCAATCTTTAAAATATCCCGCGAATCATCTTTGGGGTCGCGTTCAATCGAAGCCAAAATCGGCACATTCGAGCCGCCGGTCGCCTGATTGATTTGGTCAACGATTCCCTGCAATGTGAGGACGCCGCCGACCGTCGATGGATCAGCCGCGATGGGGACTTCAACAATGTGCGTCACCGTGCCCGAGTCATTCGCGACGACGATTTCAAAACTGCCTTCGCTAAAGGGTTGCCCGCCAATTTGCCCAAAGCCGTTAATATCTTGAAGTCCCAGCCCTTTGATCAATCCCGTCTGGTCATTTTGAATAAAGAATTGACGGTTATTGCTGGATGAAATGATTAATTCATTATTCGCATTCACCGAGGCGGACAAATTCGGGTCCGCCGCTTCGATTTCAGCGATAACGTCGTCGATGGTTTCAACGGTCCCCGCCTGTATGGTGATTGTCGAAATCGTCGGGATATTGTTATTGTCTAAAACGACCAACTCAAAACTTCCCCCACGAACGACAGATGGAGGCGGCCCGGGAAACGCGGGTGAGAACGCAGGCGTTCCTCCGCCGAGAAACGATGTGTCCGAACGTCCAAAAAATCGCCCGACTGCACGCTCCGTCACTCCGCCTGCAAGCGGGATGGTGGGGTCAGTAATCGGGTAATCAAATGCTTTCATAATCCCCGATGTATCGTTGCGAATCGAAAACGATTCGCTCTCATTGATTGCAGAGAGTTGCAATACAGAAATGCCGGGATTCGCCTTGCTTGGCACCACAACCGCGCGCACCGTTTGATTGCTGGCATTCTGAATTGCGTTCGCGAATTGGTTTAAAGTCATCGTGTCATCGAAGGTGACAGTGACCGGGTCGATATCCGGCGTTGTCGGGTCTGCGTCCACTAAGCCGCCGCCTGTGTTGCGAACGTCAATCTCCAGGGTGTAGACGCCGGGCGTTTCTGAGATCGGCGTTCCAGCCACTGACGCCAAGGCGCCGATTGCCGTCCCTGCTGTAAGTTCCGCCGCAGTCGCCCCAATCGTTGCAGTGGTGCGTTCAACAAATACGGGGTCAAACGTCAACGCCGAACGGACGCTACTGACAATGCCGTCGCTGCGATCAATACGTTCCGCAATCTCAAACAAGGTATCATCCATGTTAACTTGCACGTCGTATGTATCACGGGTTTGATTGTCTTCATCCGCTACGCGAACAGTAAATGAACCGTTCTGCACTCCAAACGGATAGTCGCCAAGAGGAGCGTCACTCTGCAAGCGTGGGTTATTAAACACTTCGCCTAAAGTCTGTACGGTATCGGGGGCTGTTGAACCACTTGGCATCACGAAGTGACTATCAATTTCGATATACCCATCCAAACCAGTGGATGCGCTATGAATTTTATTGACTTCATAAATGACGCCGCGCGACAGAGTATCAATTTCATCACTAAAGAACGGAACAATTTCATCACGCGCTTGCAACACTGCGCCCAACTCTCCGCCGCGAATCAATTCATCTTTTACGTCTAAACCTGTCTCATCAATTCGTAAACGGAAAATTTCCAAATCATCCGGCGATTCGGTTGACTCTTTCAGAATTTCACGGCTGCTTACGCCGTCAACAATACGCTCGCCCGCCAAATTCACGTCAATCGCGCCGTTTGATTGTTCTTCAGTAGTGATTGGGATAATTTCTGACAACTGCGAGAGCAACAAATCGCGCTGGTCGCGCAAATCATTCGCGTTTACCGTGCCGCCGACTTCCGACACGGCGATTCTGCGATTCAAACCGGCGATCTCATTGGTCATCCGGTTCACTTCATCAACTAGGCGCGAAGCCTGACCATTCAGGTCCGTTCGCAAAGTGCGTAGTTGATCGCCGACCAGATTAAAGGTTTGCGCAAGCGACAGCCCGCTCTCGATAGCCGCCGAACGAACTTCCGGCGCTTCGGGATTCAACGAAAGATCATTCATCGACCGAAAGAA
Protein-coding sequences here:
- the flgK gene encoding flagellar hook-associated protein FlgK, whose amino-acid sequence is MVSLYGILNLGVRGVSAAQAGINITGQNIANANTEGYTRQRIDQQATTPLVTTSGAYGQGVEIISVERLRDRFIESQIRESRSDTKFNEQLDSIYVQIETIINDPLAPISDTLDNSSSSGLNNLLSRFFRSMNDLSLNPEAPEVRSAAIESGLSLAQTFNLVGDQLRTLRTDLNGQASRLVDEVNRMTNEIAGLNRRIAVSEVGGTVNANDLRDQRDLLLSQLSEIIPITTEEQSNGAIDVNLAGERIVDGVSSREILKESTESPDDLEIFRLRIDETGLDVKDELIRGGELGAVLQARDEIVPFFSDEIDTLSRGVIYEVNKIHSASTGLDGYIEIDSHFVMPSGSTAPDTVQTLGEVFNNPRLQSDAPLGDYPFGVQNGSFTVRVADEDNQTRDTYDVQVNMDDTLFEIAERIDRSDGIVSSVRSALTFDPVFVERTTATIGATAAELTAGTAIGALASVAGTPISETPGVYTLEIDVRNTGGGLVDADPTTPDIDPVTVTFDDTMTLNQFANAIQNASNQTVRAVVVPSKANPGISVLQLSAINESESFSIRNDTSGIMKAFDYPITDPTIPLAGGVTERAVGRFFGRSDTSFLGGGTPAFSPAFPGPPPSVVRGGSFELVVLDNNNIPTISTITIQAGTVETIDDVIAEIEAADPNLSASVNANNELIISSSNNRQFFIQNDQTGLIKGLGLQDINGFGQIGGQPFSEGSFEIVVANDSGTVTHIVEVPIAADPSTVGGVLTLQGIVDQINQATGGSNVPILASIERDPKDDSRDILKIESLGDFEFTFRSDDSSILSALGFTAGAVLDPTGDNPIQGAEFPVALGDNIGALVRAEIVDGRQLTISTSDNERITFTNDDSFFLAAAGINGLFQGSDARSMRMNSEIIEDNDLLATSKSGLPGDNQGAALMAQLESNRVLNGRTLSEFYRSSISTLGIESSRANQFFKTNDAILRELVNFQEQKSGVSLDEESVNIIRYQQAFQASAKIIQAVDEMISIVINQIGQ